The following coding sequences are from one Triticum aestivum cultivar Chinese Spring chromosome 5A, IWGSC CS RefSeq v2.1, whole genome shotgun sequence window:
- the LOC123104292 gene encoding ubiquitin carboxyl-terminal hydrolase 1, with translation MGKKVKAKAKKAQQREPLADAGSGDEASQDVEEAAVSAGDWEQCGHYSRDSRHLDKVLREIVSAKHLASCEHCREEAPRKKGGGGGKEKGGKQQKKKGAAAKTQAKAEKNDDLWVCLDCGRHFCGGAVSDTKPYGHARRHAKQDRHWWAARYDKQTIAYCLSCENEVSIELPVVETVVAAPAVEKVVLGAVESNALVLANSHGNVIKGLPNLGNTCFFNAVLQSLLALDKFRSKMLGPDVPIGAIAMSLKKLFVETSASNDAGGALSPKSLFSSICSKYPQFKGYQMQDSHELLRCFLDGLGTEETEARKAAEDASSAAGVPTIVDSIFGGQLSSTVSSTECTHGSVKHDQFLDLSLPVPSRKPPAKSVSSPPAKRTKQSIRDRNKNRRYGKVPTRVSPAIAESSKEQVQTIAEGNDSQIPGSELGQVVSEKEHEPSECSESCASVPNQELKATSNVEDDISWLDYLADADETKSEILDSACSTGAGQIWNSNDAIHGSFHSGDDALPKEQALISDPSGENIVDDATCLQTVILLPYKEFDTTAEEIYETAESSQNPIVFGPHPADYLAAENHTQPLYGGDGEQDDCFGIGDMFGEPEITSDAKKETGTTGDIDVMAWSSNSADDEVDDSNAPVSVEGCLSLYTEPELLTESWHCEHCSIAVAQPNTNELEEGEETAASANDRKDSAEMMASGDEKHVDDKVPSCSKKEDIDQIMATDGCSVNVNPDMCCNEGVCANPSLVDAENTSDGNSPDVDTTEQPDSKTYHQECRDLNSSAVEFTSSSKQPHDFAQHNDGHNVDVAAEETSAPVSCGDNDSASCSTTSDKKVESGGANAEEVVTSSLPPETQSILPSAKDNEDGFTRNIGRRKRMKVVVKAHKGQDNQNKQKEDETKVFRAAMRRILISKAPPVLTITLNRFSHDSHGRFRKLKGHVRFKETLDIRPYMDPRSKDNDITTYRLVAVVEHMGSMTGGHYVAYVRSGKIGGRQQQSRSSKSWFYASDSHVRETSLEEVLNCEAYILFYERVSE, from the coding sequence ATGGGGAAGAAGGTGAAGGCCAAGGCGAAGAAGGCGCAGCAGCGGGAGCCGCTGGCCGATGCTGGATCCGGCGACGAGGCCTCGCAGGACGTCGAGGAAGCGGCTGTCTCGGCCGGCGATTGGGAGCAGTGCGGCCACTACAGCCGTGACAGTCGCCACTTGGACAAGGTCCTACGGGAGATCGTGTCTGCCAAGCATCTCGCGTCGTGTGAGCACTGCCGGGAGGAGGCCCCCCGGAAGAAAGGCGGCGGGGGTGGCAAGGAGAAAGGCGGTAAGCAGCAGAAGAAGAAAGGCGCTGCTGCCAAGACGCAGGCCAAGGCGGAGAAGAATGATGATTTGTGGGTCTGCTTGGACTGCGGCCGGCACTTCTGCGGCGGCGCCGTGTCAGATACCAAGCCATACGGCCATGCCAGAAGGCATGCCAAGCAGGACCGGCACTGGTGGGCTGCACGCTATGATAAACAAACCATCGCTTATTGCTTGTCATGCGAAAATGAGGTGTCCATCGAGCTGCCTGTAGTGGAGACAGTTGTAGCAGCGCCAGCCGTTGAGAAGGTGGTTCTTGGTGCGGTGGAGAGCAATGCATTGGTTTTGGCTAATAGCCATGGTAATGTGATTAAAGGGCTGCCGAATCTTGGAAATACATGTTTCTTCAATGCAGTGCTGCAGAGCCTCCTAGCGCTTGATAAGTTTCGCAGCAAGATGCTAGGACCAGATGTTCCAATAGGAGCCATTGCTATGTCACTGAAGAAGTTGTTTGTGGAAACGAGTGCTTCAAATGATGCAGGAGGTGCACTGAGCCCAAAGAGCCTCTTCTCAAGTATTTGCTCGAAATACCCTCAGTTCAAAGGCTACCAGATGCAGGACAGTCATGAATTGCTCCGCTGTTTTCTTGATGGTTTAGGCACGGAGGAAACTGAAGCGCGGAAGGCAGCGGAGGATGCTTCCAGTGCTGCTGGGGTTCCTACAATTGTTGACTCCATCTTTGGGGGTCAGCTGTCTAGTACTGTCTCCAGCACAGAATGCACACACGGATCTGTTAAGCACGACCAATTCCTTGATCTCTCGCTACCAGTTCCATCAAGGAAACCTCCAGCCAAGAGTGTTTCATCACCACCAGCAAAGAGGACCAAGCAGTCTATACGAGATAGGAACAAAAATCGCAGATATGGAAAGGTTCCTACCCGAGTGTCTCCTGCAATAGCGGAGAGCAGCAAAGAACAAGTACAAACAATTGCTGAAGGCAATGATTCCCAGATTCCAGGTTCAGAGTTAGGACAGGTTGTCAGTGAGaaagaacatgagccctctgaatGCAGTGAGTCATGTGCTTCTGTTCCCAACCAAGAGCTGAAGGCCACTTCTAATGTGGAGGATGACATTTCCTGGTTAGATTATCTTGCTGATGCAGATGAAACGAAGTCTGAGATTCTTGATTCTGCATGTTCGACTGGAGCAGGACAGATCTGGAACAGCAACGATGCCATACATGGTTCATTTCACAGTGGAGATGATGCCTTGCCCAAAGAGCAGGCCTTGATTTCTGATCCCTCAGGTGAGAACATTGTTGATGATGCAACTTGTTTACAGACTGTGATCTTGCTTCCTTACAAAGAATTTGACACCACTGCTGAAGAAATATATGAAACTGCAGAAAGCTCACAGAATCCAATAGTTTTTGGTCCTCATCCAGCTGATTATCTAGCAGCAGAAAATCACACACAGCCGTTATATGGCGGAGATGGGGAACAAGATGACTGTTTTGGTATCGGTGATATGTTTGGTGAGCCTGAAATAACTTCTGATGCTAAGAAAGAAACTGGCACAACTGGAGATATTGATGTGATGGCTTGGAGTAGCAATAGTGCTGATGATGAAGTGGATGATAGTAATGCTCCCGTATCAGTTGAGGGCTGCTTGTCATTGTATACTGAGCCAGAGCTGCTAACGGAATCTTGGCATTGTGAGCATTGTTCTATCGCTGTTGCACAGCCAAACACCAATGAATTAGAAGAGGGTGAGGAGACGGCAGCTAGTGCCAATGATAGAAAGGACAGTGCGGAGATGATGGCAAGTGGTGATGAAAAACATGTTGATGATAAGGTCCCGAGCTGCAGCAAAAAAGAGGACATTGATCAGATTATGGCAACTGATGGTTGCTCTGTCAATGTAAATCCTGACATGTGCTGTAACGAAGGGGTGTGTGCAAATCCTTCTTTGGTTGATGCTGAAAACACCTCTGATGGTAATTCTCCAGACGTTGACACTACTGAGCAGCCAGACAGTAAAACATACCACCAGGAGTGTAGGGATTTGAACAGCTCAGCAGTGGAATTTACATCTTCCAGTAAGCAACCGCATGACTTTGCGCAGCATAACGATGGTCATAATGTGGATGTAGCCGCTGAAGAAACGAGTGCACCAGTGAGTTGTGGCGACAATGACTCGGCCTCTTGcagtactactagcgacaaaaagGTTGAATCTGGTGGTGCCAATGCTGAAGAAGTTGTGACTAGTAGCCTTCCACCTGAGACGCAAAGCATCTTACCGAGCGCCAAAGATAATGAAGATGGCTTCACAAGGAATATCGGAAGGAGGAAGAGAATGAAGGTGGTTGTCAAGGCACACAAAGGACAAGATAACCAAAATAAACAGAAAGAGGATGAAACAAAGGTTTTCAGAGCTGCAATGAGAAGAATTCTTATCAGCAAGGCACCGCCTGTATTGACGATTACTTTGAACAGATTCAGCCATGACTCTCATGGTCGGTTCAGGAAACTGAAAGGGCATGTGCGCTTTAAGGAGACACTCGATATACGACCGTACATGGACCCAAG